taaAAACAGGATATTGCTATATATCCCTGGTAGGTCTTgagatcacagagatccgcctgtttgtacctcttgagtgctggaatgaccttgaacttttgctAGGCTTGTACCTCTTAAGGTGTGCTGGGGGTTAAACTTGGCTTTGTGCAAGCCACGCAAGCCCcataccaactgagctacacacGCAAATCTCTtcctgttttaaataataaagttggaattatttagaaatttttgTAAACCAGGTAGGTGCCCCTGTCCATGCTTGTAGTCCCAGtgaccagggaggctgaggcaggaggatcacttgaattaaaaaattctaggccagccagggcagctGGATAACACAGGAGACtgcttcaaacaaaacaaaaaagaaaaggagccaggcggtggtggtgcacgcctttaatcccaccactcgggaggcagaggcagatggatctttgtgagtttgaggccagcttggtcttcaagagctagttccaggacaggctccaaagctacagagaaaccctgtctcgaaaaaccaaaataaataaataaataaataaggaaaagttGTGTAAAATTATAGAATTATCCCTGAAGTCCTTTTAAGAGTGACAGTGTTTGGTCTTGACCAAGACATACACCCACATTTGACCACTGCTGTGTACTCAGAAAGGGTgactaggagctggagagatggctcagaggctgagcattggctgcccttccagaggaccccctGGTGTCTCAcagcatctgtaattccagttccaggggttctgtcacccttttctgaccttcatgggcaccaggaatgcagggggtgcatggacacacatgcatgcaaaacattaaatatgaacattaaataaagaaataaaccttaaaaagaacaacaaaaagtgtCGAGAACTCCACCTATTGGATGCCTGTGGGCCGCGGGAAGGTGCAGATCCCGAGGCTCACACATGTCTTCCACCAGCAGCAGGTAAACGGAAGCCGGGTCCACGTTCTCTACTCCACTCCTACGTGTTACCTCTGGGAGCTGAACAAGGCCAATCTAACCTGGTATTTGGGGCAGGGGACTGGGGAGCTTGGGGTGGGGTCGGCCTGCTCTGTGGGTTGATTGCTCTAAATGCCCCTGTGCAGGTCTGTGAAGGAGGACGACTTCTTTCCGTATGCCGACGGCCCCCACATGTTCTGGACGGGCTATTTTTCTAGCAGGCCGGCCCTCAAACGCTATGAGCGCCTCAGCTACAACTTCCTGCAGGTGAGTGAGCATGTGGGGAGCCAAGAGGCCCAGGGGAGCTGGGGCCTAACATACCTCTTTCTCCTCAGGTGTGCAACCAGCTGGAGGCACTGGCTGGTGTGGCAGCCAACTTGGGATCCTATGGCACAGGAGACAGTGGACCCCTTAGTGAGTGTCTGTCGACCATGGGGTTgaatggagtgggaggaagaaggattgAGGCCAGAAACCAAAACCATCCCTAGGGCACACTTTACTTTCGGTggtcctggggatcgaaccctGGACATCTTGAATGCTAGACAGCATTCAAATGTACCACTAAGTGTTCCACTgatcactgagttacatccctagactttgagattctttcttttaaatttatttttatgtgtgtgagtgttttgtatGTATATTAGTGTACCACAAACATATCTGGTGACTTTGGAGGCCAAAGGGAGTGTCACATTCCCTAGAGTTAAAGTTCTAGACAGCTTCTATAGACTTACAGACGCATGTGATATCAGGAGTCAAACACTGGCCCTTTGAaaggtcagccagtgctcttagccatcaATGGCTCCAGCCTTCCAGAGCCATTCTTAATTCACCTAAGAACCCTGTAATCCTGCACCCGACCCTTTGTGTGCGCTTACTTGGTGGTGGGGCTCAGAGTTGTGTGGGAGATGGTATCTGATCGGTGTTCTGTTGGCAGACGAGGCAATGGCGGTGCTCCAGCACCACGACGCGGTCACTGGTACCGCACGGCAGAACGTTGCAGATGACTATGCACGGCAGCTGGCAGCAGGCTGGGGACCCTGTGAGGTGTGAGGGACAGGACCATGAAGGATCTAGGAAGGGGCGTGGTCCAGGGTTGTGGGAGAATGAAGAGGTGACCATTCTTGGGAGAGAAGGGGTGGAGCTTACAGGAAATGGGGCAGGGTCTAGGTCGGAGAGACTGGGCCTTGGTGGGGGCACGGCCAGGCTTCCTGGGGTACACTCCTTTGGTTCAGGTCCTTTGGTGATCCTCACCAGGTTCTGGTGAGCAATGCTCTGTCGCAGCTCAGCTACTACAAACAGAACTTCTCATTCTGCCGAGAGCTCAACATCAGCGTCTGTCCGGTCAGCCAGAATTCAGAGCACGTGAGTAGGGGCTGGGAGGCAGACGAGACAGAACCCCAGAAGGTGAAGCCTGCGGTGACGGGATGGAGTGgttgcttaatttctttttggAGGGCCATTCTTGGTCCAGGGACACTGGGACAGGATAGTTCATCACAAGGGGCATGGCTTGTCCTGGGAAGATGGGTTTGGCGGCCTGCTGTGACTTTGTCCTTCCTGCCGTAGTTCCAGGTAACTATTTACAACCCCCTGGGCCGGAAGGTGAATCATATGGTCCGGCTGCCGGTTGGCGAAGGCATCTTCTTTGTGAAGGACCCTGATGGAAAGACTGTACGCAATAATGTGAGCCTGCCCAatgtctcttcccttccccagtgCATCCCCCAGATCTTGTGGATATCTCCATgagcttctttctcttcttgtgtTTCCCACCTCTGTCCCTTAAGACATCAGGAACATCGCCCTTCCGTAAGTGACAGCCCTTCTGGATGTCCCACTTGgaattccccttccttcctttctttgttctaaccctctctctcctctttcttccttctgacaggctttcactgtgtagcccaggctagcctccaacttgtggtcttcctgccttaacctcccGAGTATTAGGATTGCAGATCCGGGTGGCCTCACCGTTTCCCTAGCAGACTCTCTGTTTATGGTCAGCCTCTTCACCCCAGGAGGCTCCTTTCCTGAACCTCTTTACCCCTGTTCCATCTCTTGCTCTGTTTCCTATTTTCTCCCAGACCCCTAGTTTCTCTCTGGAtaccttccccttcctctccttctgtctttcctcctttcccttctccctctccttcctatttcttcttccttgaacTAGGTATAGATGTGCTAGGCAAATGTCTTCTTCCTTACCCTGTCACACCTAGGTTTCTCCTTCCCTGTTCCTTACTCTCTGAGGCTGATGCTTGCACCCATGCCTGTCTTCTTGACTCTTGACCAGCATCCTCTTCCACTCAAGGTGGTGATGGTCCCCAGCTCCTTTGGTAAGAAGGACCAGTGGGACTTGCTGTTCTCAGCCTCAGTGCCTGCCCTGGGTTTCAGCATCTACACTGTGGACAAGGTGTCTGACCAGAACAGCCTTCAGGCCACCTCCAGGAAACACAGGTCCCATGACAGGTCCCAAGTCTTGGCCATTGAAAATGAGGTGAGAAGACTCTCCTTGAATCCCCTTCCTTGCCTATGTAACATCCCCACTCCccgcaagacagggtttctttttttttttaaatatttatttatttattatgtatacaatattctgtgtgtatgcctgctagccagaagagggcatcagaccccattgcagatggttgtgagccaccatgtggttgctgggaattgaactcaggacctttggtagagcaggcaatgctcttaacctctgagccatctctccagccccccaagacagggtttctgtatagctttggagtctgtcctggaacttgctctgtagacccggctggcctcaaactcacagagatctgcctgcctctgcctcatgagtgctgggattaaaggcgtgtgctaccactgtgGCCAACCTCAGTGACAATTTCAAGTATTATCAACAGTTTGGATTCTGGATCAGTGGGTTTCTGGTTCTTGGTTCTCACTCATCTCACTGTGTGTTCTTCAGTGAGGAGGGTGAccttggagcctcagtttcctttctggAGCATTGTATAAATCTAGTGTGACCATGACGCTGATAGAGCTATGTCAGGGCCCATGGCAAGTAGCTATTGAGGGGTCAAGGAAGGCTTCTTTGATAAGGAGACAGTTGAAGGCTCGAATTGGACTTCAGTGATAGATACTTGCTTAGTGTTtgtgaagccctgggctccaccCCCAGTACCTCAGAAACAGATAAAGGAGGAgttagtgtcttagttagggttttcacTGTTTTGATGAAACACGTGACCAGAACAAGTTGGGAGGAACGGGTTCAGGGTTcattttgcttacacttccaggaaacagttcatcattgaaggaaatcaggacaggaactcaagcatggcaggaacctggaggcaggagctgatgcagaggccatggaggggagctgcttactggcttgctctttacggcttgctcagtctgctttcttatagcacctaggaccaccagctcaggggtgtctctacctacaatgggctgggtcttgtcccatcaaccactaatttagaaaatgttCTACAAGCTTGCCTATAGCCTTTATATCATATAGAGGCATTTcatcagttgaggttccctcctctttgatgactctaactctgtcaagttgacataaaatgacCCAGCacagctagagaaatggctcagcagggtaAGAGCttgcactgctcttgcaaagaaaccaagtttggttcccagtgcccaagTCTAGCAGCTCATaatcaactgcctgtaactccagatctagggGGACACTGCCTCTGGCCTTGCAGACACATACCTACTCACCcatgtacataattaaaaataataaaaaaataatcttaaaagaaatcctGACCAGGTATAGTgttgtgtgcctttaatcccagcacttgagaggcagaggcaggtggatctctgtgagttcaaggtcaggctgttcttcagagtgagttctaggacagacagagctacatagtacctcaaaatcaaaaaccataaaaaaaagaactaaaacgAAAAagtaaaccaaaccaaatcaaaccaaaaaaccaccaccaccaccaacaacaaaaaacaacaaaacccccaaaacccaggtaagtgaaagaaagaaaagcagtctGTCCTGAAACCTGGCATATTTGCTTTGTGGGCTCCTTCttccataaaatatattaaaactgtATCAGGATGATGTGGGCATCAGTGTGGTGCATATGTTTATAGCCCTGATACCTTGTGGGCACAGTTGGGATTGGTGAGGCTTCTTGGCCAGACAGTGTTGTTGAGTTGGtgaactccagattcagtgagaaactctaTCTCTAAGAACAAGGTACATGTAcatgctggtctacagagtgagctcaggcTCGCCAGAGGTGCATGGTGCAAACCCggctcaaaaaatcaaaatagaaggggctggagagatggctcagtggtggagctctctggcttctcttccagaggacccaggttcatttcccagcacccacacggcagctctcaactgcctgtgactcctgttccaggagatctgacacccttataGACAtagatgtaggcaaaacaccagtgcacataaaaagtaaaagtaaatcattaaaaaaagattaaaaaataaaaaattatgttagaACCATTGACACCCAGCCAACTTCAgcccctggcttccacatgcattacatgaatgtacacatacaaacatgtttACATGCAGGCATACCACATGCATCATGTGAatgtacacacaaaaacatatacaTGGAGATATACCACATGTATCATGTgaatgtacatacacaaacatacacatgcagacataccatattcatcacatgaatatacacacaaacGTACACACGCAGACATACCACACATATCACGtgatacacaaacatgtacacatgtagACATCAATGCATCactgaatgtacacacacacagatatgtacacatgcaggcaTACCACATGCATCACATGAATGTACACagaaacatgtacacatgcagatATACCACACAAAACATTTTATGATATTTCTGTAAAGATTAGCAATATCCATGCAAGTCTCATTATGACATGCTCATTGTTACTGTTTaacttttctttagatttttaaaggaaatgaaatattcttcatttttttggggACAGGTTTTCATAGagcccagagtgaccttgaacttgatatgtagctcAAAATGAcattgaactcctaatcttcctgcctccacctcctgagggctggattAGAGGCATGTAGTACTGAGGGCTTTGTACATACTAAGGAAGCACTCTGCCAACCGAGATATGATCACTACTACAGCATGAAAATACCTCTCTCTGTGGGGCCCTGGAAGCCGTATGGGTTCTGGCATTCAGCTCCCGGGTCAGATGATATATTGATCTGGCTCTGAAGCAGATGGGGACTGGGATCAATTTAGGGTATCATAGTGGGCTCTGCTGCTGTGGATAAGTATAGAAGTGAGGGTTTCTGCAAATGACTGCGTTAGTCCTCGAGGGCCATGTGTAGAGAGGTGGCCGATGCTGACAGAGCAGGGGTTGCAGATGTGTTTGCTTGCTGGATCAGGCGCAGCAATGCGTGAGATGCGGGAAGCAATTCGCTGCTGAGGAGACGCTTGCTTACACGTGTTCTCCGTTTTCCCACCCAGTACATCCGGGCTACATTTGATTCCAGCACAGGGTTATTGATGAAGATTGAAAACATGGAGCAGAAGCTCTCACTCCCTGTGAGCCAAGGCTTCTTTTGGTGAGGAAGGGCTGCTGTGTGAGGGTGGCTGCAGGGCTGAGGCCCCTCCCTGATGCTCATTTGCTCTGGGCCCAGGTACAATGCTAGCACCGGGGATGAGAAGAGTACCCAGGCCTCTGGCGCCTACATCTTCAGACCCAGCTATCTCAAGCCGTTTCCTGTGAGCCGCTGGGCTAAGGTCCACCTGCTGAAGGTCTGTAGCCAGAAATCAGGAGTGGGTTTGGAGGGGTAGGGGTAGGAATGTGGAATCTGGGAACAGGATGTGCCTCATGTGGGCTGGGGTAGGAACTAGTTcatctctattttattattattttaaatattatttgtgtgtgtgtgtgtgtgtgcgcacacgtgtgtttcggtgtgcatgtgtgtggaggttagaggacaatttgtgggagtctcCCACGTGGGTCCCTAGGAGAGAAtacaggtcatcagacttggcagcaagcacctttacccaccgaaCCATTGCTCTGCTCCCCAAGgaaggttttactgtgtagcccagcctggtctcaaagCTCTCGAcattgcctcagcctctggagtgctgggactgcaggagTGCAGCACCAAGTCTGGCTTTTCTTCTCCCGTATATATGGAGCAAGACCCAGGCTCCCTCTGCTGACAGAGAAAACCTGCTGGTATAACCATCTCTGTCAATGTGTTCACATCCATTCCTCACTTTGGAAATTGGAGGCGAAGGTGTTGTCAAAGTATAATTGCTTAGCATCCACTAAGGTCTAAGAAATGAGCTTATGTCTTGGAATGTAATTCAGATGACTTGCATATGAGAAAGGCCCGAGTTCTAGCTTTACATCACCACACACCACCATAGGGAGGGGTGTAACAGCAGCACTGGGTGACTGAGgcgaggcagggggatctcaggttcaaggccagtgggactttctctctcttctctctctctctctctctctctctctctctctctctctctctctcacacacacacacacacacacacacacacacacacacacacaacccacacgcgcacacaggcacagaaacagcaacaaaagcattTATATGTGGTTATATATTTGATAATTCACTCTTAATTTTTCTTGAAGAAGCAGCGAGAACACCATTCTTAGTCTGTGAAGCGGGTGTTAGTGGGATCCTTTTCAGGATTCTCGGCATTTTCAACGTGGCTGACTCCAGCCTTCCTGTGTGCCTGTAGACAGCCCTGGTGCAGGAGGTACACCAGAATTTTTCAGCCTGGTGTTCTCAGGTGGTTCGTCTGTACCCAGGACAGCGTCACTTGGAGCTGGAGTGGACGGTGGGACCAATCCCAGTGGAGTGAGTGGCACCCTTTCTGGAGTGGGGTGCAGGCACAGTGGTGTTTGGGAGACTCACAAGGGTCCTTTTCCACCGGGCACAGAGAACACTGGGGAAAGGAGATCATCAGCCGCTTTGACACTCCAATGAGAACGAACGGAGAATTCTACACTGACAGCAACGGCAGGGAAATCCTCAAGAGGAGGTGGGACAAGGGTACCATGGGGAGTCTGTGGTGTGTTGAGTTTCAAGGCCGTGGGGATTTGGTGATGATATGAGTGTGGAGGGACAAAGAAGAAGCAGGATCCCAAATCTGACCACATCACACCTCTTCCCAGGCGTGATCGTCGACCCACTTGGAGGTTAAGTCAGACTGAACCCGTGGCTGGGAATTACTATCCTGTCAGCACTCGGATCTACATCACGGTACCTGCCCTGCCGCTGCCTCAGACTGGAAGCACCTCCCAGATAGCTGGGGCAGGGTGGGCTCCCAGCAGGGACCCGCCTTCTCAGTCACCCTTCTACCTAGGATGGGTACATACAGCTGGCTGTGGTGACCGACCGTTCCCAGGGGGGCAGCAGTCTGCGGGATGGCTCACTAGAGCTCATGGTGAGAGGGAGCCCCACCCACGCTGGGTTTCTCCCGTCAGGCCCACCCAGACCCAGCCAAACTTGAAGGCTGTTTGGTATCCCCATCCTGCCTGTGGCCTTGGTTccatcctcttccctttcttccctttcttgtgCCGGGATTCCAGGTCTGCATCACCTTGCCTGGCTTTGgaattatatttctgtattcccCTCCTCCTATCCAGTCCCTCTTGAGGCCTTGACTTGTCCTGTGATGACGATCCTCTTGTTAGACACTTGCCTTTCTTTGTCCTGGGCTCCCGTTAGTCGGGCCTCACATCTGCTGGGATCCCCTACCAGCCCCTGACCTTAGTCTTCATCGTTCACTCTGCCTCTAGTTTCTTTTGGAATTTCCTCCCAGGTGCACCGACGGCTGCTGGAGGATGATGCCCGCGGAGTGGGGGAGCCCCTGACGGAGTCAGGGGCCGGGAGTACGGTGCGAGGGCGCCACCTTGTGCTTTTGAGTTCTGTTAGTGATGCGGCTGCAAGGCACCGACTGCTGGCGGAGGAGGTGGTCCTGGCCCCTCAGGTGGTGCTGGCTCAGGCTGGTAGCAGTCTATATTCCTCCAGGGCGGTACCAAGGACACAGGTGAGGGACGGAGAGTCGGGCAGAAAGGGGGAACCCGAATGACACCTTCCGAGTCCCTCTTTTCAGGACTGAGTTTATCCTCAGTTTTAAGTCTTTCCCCTTAGTTCCACCCTGTTGTAAGCAACATGCTTCAGTATCGAGTCCATCCTCATCAAGGCCCCTTCCCTTTCAGCTTCATTTCCTGCAAGTCAGTGCTGATTGCCAG
Above is a window of Microtus pennsylvanicus isolate mMicPen1 chromosome 6, mMicPen1.hap1, whole genome shotgun sequence DNA encoding:
- the Man2b1 gene encoding lysosomal alpha-mannosidase isoform X1; translated protein: MGTPRLASGVCAGGGSVGWVWMNSCTLGSPVLPISLIFWLLLASPGAWAAGYETCPPVKPGMLNVHLLPHTHDDVGWLKTVDQYYYGILNDIQHASVQYILDSVISSLLEDPTRRFIYVEMAFFSRWWKEQTNETKDTVRELVHQGRLEFVNGGWVMNDEATTHYGAIVDQMTLGLRFLQETFGGSGRPRVAWHIDPFGHSREQASLFAQMGFDGFFLGRIDYQDKIVRQKKLKMEEVWRASASLKPPAADLFTGVLPNNYNPPKNLCWDVLCADKPMVEDPKSPEFNAVTMVNYFLELAYSQQKYYRTNHTVMTMGSDFQYENANMWFKNMDKLIRLVNEQQQVNGSRVHVLYSTPTCYLWELNKANLTWSVKEDDFFPYADGPHMFWTGYFSSRPALKRYERLSYNFLQVCNQLEALAGVAANLGSYGTGDSGPLNEAMAVLQHHDAVTGTARQNVADDYARQLAAGWGPCEVLVSNALSQLSYYKQNFSFCRELNISVCPVSQNSEHFQVTIYNPLGRKVNHMVRLPVGEGIFFVKDPDGKTVRNNVVMVPSSFGKKDQWDLLFSASVPALGFSIYTVDKVSDQNSLQATSRKHRSHDRSQVLAIENEYIRATFDSSTGLLMKIENMEQKLSLPVSQGFFWYNASTGDEKSTQASGAYIFRPSYLKPFPVSRWAKVHLLKTALVQEVHQNFSAWCSQVVRLYPGQRHLELEWTVGPIPVEEHWGKEIISRFDTPMRTNGEFYTDSNGREILKRRRDRRPTWRLSQTEPVAGNYYPVSTRIYITDGYIQLAVVTDRSQGGSSLRDGSLELMVHRRLLEDDARGVGEPLTESGAGSTVRGRHLVLLSSVSDAAARHRLLAEEVVLAPQVVLAQAGSSLYSSRAVPRTQFSGLLRDLPPQVHLLTLARWGPKTLLLRLEHQFAATEDLGRNMSSPVTLNLQNLFGVFTITHLQETTLAVNQPLSKSKASRLKWITNTGPTSYPPPSNLDPTSIILQPMEIRTFVVNVQ
- the Man2b1 gene encoding lysosomal alpha-mannosidase isoform X2, which encodes MGTPRLASGVCAGGGSVGWVWMNSCTLGSPVLPISLIFWLLLASPGAWAAGYETCPPVKPGMLNVHLLPHTHDDVGWLKTVDQYYYGILNDIQHASVQYILDSVISSLLEDPTRRFIYVEMAFFSRWWKEQTNETKDTVRELVHQGRLEFVNGGWVMNDEATTHYGAIVDQMTLGLRFLQETFGGSGRPRVAWHIDPFGHSREQASLFAQMGFDGFFLGRIDYQDKIVRQKKLKMEEVWRASASLKPPAADLFTGVLPNNYNPPKNLCWDVLCADKPMVEDPKSPEFNAVTMVNYFLELAYSQQKYYRTNHTVMTMGSDFQYENANMWFKNMDKLIRLVNEQQVNGSRVHVLYSTPTCYLWELNKANLTWSVKEDDFFPYADGPHMFWTGYFSSRPALKRYERLSYNFLQVCNQLEALAGVAANLGSYGTGDSGPLNEAMAVLQHHDAVTGTARQNVADDYARQLAAGWGPCEVLVSNALSQLSYYKQNFSFCRELNISVCPVSQNSEHFQVTIYNPLGRKVNHMVRLPVGEGIFFVKDPDGKTVRNNVVMVPSSFGKKDQWDLLFSASVPALGFSIYTVDKVSDQNSLQATSRKHRSHDRSQVLAIENEYIRATFDSSTGLLMKIENMEQKLSLPVSQGFFWYNASTGDEKSTQASGAYIFRPSYLKPFPVSRWAKVHLLKTALVQEVHQNFSAWCSQVVRLYPGQRHLELEWTVGPIPVEEHWGKEIISRFDTPMRTNGEFYTDSNGREILKRRRDRRPTWRLSQTEPVAGNYYPVSTRIYITDGYIQLAVVTDRSQGGSSLRDGSLELMVHRRLLEDDARGVGEPLTESGAGSTVRGRHLVLLSSVSDAAARHRLLAEEVVLAPQVVLAQAGSSLYSSRAVPRTQFSGLLRDLPPQVHLLTLARWGPKTLLLRLEHQFAATEDLGRNMSSPVTLNLQNLFGVFTITHLQETTLAVNQPLSKSKASRLKWITNTGPTSYPPPSNLDPTSIILQPMEIRTFVVNVQ